From a single Fusarium fujikuroi IMI 58289 draft genome, chromosome FFUJ_chr03 genomic region:
- a CDS encoding related to salicylate 1-monooxygenase produces MAKPSRNEFHVAIVGAGIGGLALAMALYKKGISFTLYEDAKEYSVVGAGIGFAPNGMRTMDLIEPGFRPLYEAICVGNKGEKAQDIFFEGMLLEDGLGRDKPWYGHSGWGHPDYIRKSAHRKTLLDIMTSFIPIENVKFNKRLTNIEQRPDGVTLSFLDGTTAECSVLAGADGIKSTVRANVLEHHPSQIAPVYAGAYCYRAVIPMSEAYEILGDLTDVAKIYFGPGRGAVTYRISGGDEFNYLLCVADSPDGWKLRGPVTETISHEAMMADFEDPRVDDRFRQLLAKAKPVKWGFFHHIRTASYYRDRVVLVGDSAHASLPFQAAGAAQGLEDALVMSNILAEVAKVPERGADLAPYIQAGLSAYDSVRRPRAQKQLEQAAEVGRMVFFQHEEAGADMENILPRLQKGRFNWLWFHDMNDDVQEAIKRMHKQINIGDAPSVARI; encoded by the exons ATGGCAAAGCCTTCTCGCAATGAGTTCCACGTCGCCATCGTCG GTGCCGGCATTGGTGGCCTCGCTTTGGCTATGGCTCTGTACAAAAAGGGCATCTCTTTCACGCTATACGAGGATGCTAAGGAATATTCGGTAGTAGG CGCTGGCATTGGGTTCGCCCCCAATGGCATGCGCACGATGGATCTCATCGAGCCGGGTTTCCGACCTCTTTATGAGGCCATTTGTGTAGGAAACAAGGGTGAGAAGGCACAAGATATCTTTTTTGAGGGCATGCTACTCGAAGATGGTCTTG GTCGTGATAAGCCTTGGTACGGCCATTCTGGATGGGGCCACCCAGATTACATCCGAAAATCT GCGCATCGAAAGACGCTTCTCGACATCATGACTAGTTTCATCCCGATCGAAAATGTAAAGTTCAACAAACGTCTTACGAATATTGAGCAGCGACCCGATGGGGTTACTCTGTCATTTTTGGATGGCACCACAGCCGAGTGCTCAGTTCTTGCTGGTGCCGATGGCATCAAGAGCACAGTCAGAGCCAACGTTCTTGAACACCACCCTAGCCAGATCGCACCCGTGTATGCAGGTGCCTATTGCTATCGTGCTGTCATTCCCATGTCGGAAGCCTACGAGATTCTCGGTGATCTCACCGACGTTGCGAAGATCTATTTCGGACCTGGGCGCGGCGCTGTTACCTATCGTATCTCAGGAGGCGAT GAGTTCAACTACCTCCTTTGTGTCGCTGATTCCCCGGACGGTTGGAAGCTTAGGGGTCCTGTTACAGAAACCATATCCCACgaggccatgatggctgattTCGAGGACCCACGCGTTGATGATCGATTTCGACAACTCCTTGCTAAAGCCAAGCCCGTCAAATGGGGTTTCTTCCACCATATTCGCACAGCGTCATACTACCGTGATCGCGTAGTCCTAGTCGGCGACAGCGCTCACGCCTCGCTGCCCTTCCAAGCTGCGGGAGCAGCCCAGGGTCTGGAAGATGCTCTGGTTATGTCCAACATTCTCGCAGAAGTCGCCAAGGTGCCTGAGCGCGGCGCAGATCTTGCGCCTTATATCCAAGCGGGACTATCTGCCTACGACTCCGTTCGACGTCCTCGTGCGCAAAAGCAGCTGGAGCAGGCCGCTGAAGTTGGGCGTATGGTCTTCTTTCAGCATGAGGAGGCGGGTGCGGACATGGAGAATATTCTGCCTAGATTGCAAAAGGGGAGGTTTAACTGGTTGTGGTTTCATGATATGAATGATGATGTGCAGGAGGCTATTAAGAGGATGCACAAGCAGATTAACATAGGAGATGCGCCTTCTGTTGCGAGGATATGA